The proteins below come from a single Rhodohalobacter sp. SW132 genomic window:
- the recR gene encoding recombination mediator RecR produces the protein MQITSEALERAIEELAKLPGTGRKSAQRMAIHLLKQTDERVLGLADALVQLKKSVQRCSVCGTITDSDPCRICSNPKRQNGVVCVVEEFQDVYIIEKTNEFRGRYHVLGGVISPLENVGPDDIRIKQLLERIGTGDEQIEEVILALNPDAEGEATSYYINKLLLSYDVNVTRIAYGIPMGTELEFIDEATLSRAFASRSSF, from the coding sequence ATGCAAATCACCTCTGAGGCGCTGGAACGCGCGATTGAAGAGCTGGCAAAACTTCCCGGTACCGGAAGAAAATCAGCACAGCGAATGGCGATTCACCTGCTCAAACAAACCGATGAACGGGTGCTTGGCCTGGCTGATGCGCTGGTTCAGCTCAAAAAATCTGTGCAGCGCTGCTCCGTGTGCGGAACCATTACTGACAGCGATCCCTGCAGAATTTGCAGCAACCCAAAGCGTCAAAATGGCGTTGTATGTGTGGTTGAAGAGTTTCAGGATGTTTACATCATCGAAAAAACCAATGAGTTTAGGGGCCGTTATCACGTGCTGGGCGGAGTGATATCTCCGCTCGAAAATGTGGGTCCGGACGATATCCGCATCAAACAGTTACTGGAACGGATCGGCACCGGGGATGAACAGATTGAAGAGGTGATACTGGCCCTGAATCCCGATGCCGAAGGCGAAGCGACCTCCTATTACATCAACAAACTGCTGCTCAGCTACGACGTTAACGTCACACGGATCGCCTACGGAATCCCGATGGGAACGGAACTCGAGTTCATCGACGAAGCTACTCTGAGCCGCGCATTTGCAAGTCGCTCCAGCTTTTAA
- a CDS encoding YbaB/EbfC family nucleoid-associated protein: protein MSQFNMADMFGKFQDMQSKMKEIQDELGTLIVDAEAGGGMVKVQANGNRKIVSIDLDDDVIDPNDKEMMEDLVVAGVNKALDKAEAAAKEKMQDAYKDMMPGGGLPGGMDLSKFGL, encoded by the coding sequence ATGAGTCAATTTAATATGGCCGATATGTTCGGCAAATTCCAGGATATGCAATCTAAGATGAAAGAGATTCAGGATGAACTCGGCACGCTGATCGTTGATGCCGAAGCCGGTGGCGGTATGGTGAAAGTACAGGCCAACGGAAATCGAAAAATCGTATCGATTGACCTGGATGATGACGTCATCGACCCGAACGATAAAGAGATGATGGAAGATCTTGTGGTGGCTGGTGTGAATAAAGCGCTCGACAAAGCTGAAGCGGCGGCAAAGGAGAAGATGCAGGATGCTTACAAAGATATGATGCCCGGAGGCGGACTTCCCGGCGGAATGGATCTCAGTAAATTTGGCCTGTAA